A section of the Plasmodium knowlesi strain H genome assembly, chromosome: 3 genome encodes:
- a CDS encoding peptide chain release factor 2, putative: protein MPSSRPLLLLFLSFLTRISTIQWQQNFVKYPSFICAQQKFAKYTKPTSRLCLHLNKPSQNKFELIRKKLEGIGVLPKDIEETFVKGTGKGGQKVNKTNNCVMIKYDSGNGEKIVIKCHKYRCLQKNRIYARELLYDKITSMRENLEDAIIHEIEKEKRRVLKPTDREKSESIKYKKRRSEVKNNRQKSFPYEDDIG, encoded by the exons ATGCCGTCCAGCCGCCCCCTCCTCCTACTTTTCTTAAGTTTTCTTACTCGTATCAGCACTATACAGTGGCAACAAAATTTTGTGAAG TATCCAAGCTTCATTTGCGCTCAGCAGAAATTCGCAAAGTACACTAAACCCACAAGCCGACTGTGCCTACACCTGAACAAGCCATCTCAAAACAAATTCGAACTGATAAGAAAGAAGTTAGAAGGCATAGGAGTGTTACCAAAGGATATTGAAGAAACGTTCGTCAAGGGTACGGGGAAAGGTGGGCAGAAGGTTAACAAAACGAATAACTGTGTCATGATAAAATATGACAGCGGGAATGGGGAGAAAATAGTAATAAAATGCCACAAGTACAG ATGTTTACAGAAAAACAGAATATACGCACGGGAGCTGCTGTATGATAAAATTACTTCCATGAGGGAAAACCTGGAGGATGCTATTATTCACGAAATTGAA AAGGAAAAGCGAAGAGTATTAAAACCGACAGATAGGGAAAAGAGCGAGTCaataaaatataagaaaCGCAGATCAGAGGTGAAAAACAATCGGCAAAAGAGTTTTCCTTATGAGGATGACATTGGTTGA